The window CTCGTTGTTGACCTCATATGCGTTGCTGTCGCCAACGCGTTGGCGATTGGCATCGTGTCCGGCATTGATGCAAATCCTGATGATCTGGCCGTCCTGGCCTTCCATGCGGTTGTGACGATCGCTTTCTGCGCAGCAGCATTCTTTGCTGCAGGGCTCAACAGAACGGTCTGGCGCTTACAGCTTCTTCTCATCTTTTCAGGTTTGATCGGCACATTTTAATCGCGCTTCTGAAGGAAATGGGAACTCTGCCCGATCGCTCTCGCGCCGGTTCTCATTGTCGTCGCTCTAATGGTCGCGTGGCGTGTCGGTTATTCTGTGATCTTCGTCATTTGAGCGGCATGCGGCTCGATCTCTATCGGAGTGGCGCTCTGGATCGCGGACGCGCGCGTTGGGTGGAAGCCGTCTGGCTTATCGTGCAATGGCTCTTTGTTCGATCGGCTATTCCTGGGAGCGCGCATCGGCGTTTGTTGTTGCGTTTGTTCGGAGCGCAGATCGGAACGTCTGTCGTCATCAAGCCGGGACTGCGCGTCAAATTTCCGTGGCGGCTTGAAGTGGGGGATCATACGTGGCTCGGTGAAGACGTCTGGATTGATAATCTCGCGCATGTTCGCATCGGCGCGCACTGTTGCGTCTCGCAGGGGGCGTATCTTTGCACCGGCAGCCACGATTGGGCATCGCCGGAGTTTACACTGCTCGTTCGGCCCATATCTGTTTCGGATCACGTGTGGCTCGCCGCCAAATGCATTGTCGGCCCAGGAGTTTCAGTTGCAGTTGGAAGCATACTGACGTTGGGAAGCGTTGCGACGCGCGACCTAGCGCCTTGGTCGATCTATTCAGGAACTCCCGCGCTCAAAGTGCGCGTGAGGCGCCGAGAAGCGGACACAGAATGCACAACGCAATCCTATTGTCTCTGAACGCGGGCGCATTGCGGGTTCGCGCACGGATATGCAATGTGGCGTCGAGTGGGGTACGCGCATGCGAGGATTGAATGTTTCACGTCATATCGAGGGTTGCGTTCTTCATTGTGCAGCCATCCAACCTCGCGCTGATAAGCCTGCTTGTTGGCCTCGCCCTACTACGTCTTCGACCAAGGACGGGACGCTGGCTTATTGGAGGAGGGCTGACATGGATCATCGTCGCGGGCTTTCTGCCGGTTGGTAATGTTCTGGTTCTCTCTCTCGAGAATCGCTTCGCCGCGCGCCAACCATCGCCGCCGACTTCGGGCGTTACCGGCATAATCATCCTTGGCGGATTTGAGGATGGCTGGGTTACTGCTGGGCGCGGCGGGCTTGGCTTGAACGAAGCTGCCGAGCGACTAACCGAGGCCTTGCGCATCGCTCGAAGTTTGCCGGACGCAAAGGTTGTATTCACCGGCGGCGTCGGTGCTCTGTTTGATCGCGAGCATGGGGGAGATGCCGTCCGGGATTTTCTGGTGGATGCGGGGATATCGCCGGATCGCATTCTGATCGAAACGGAATCGCGTGACACGTATGAGAACGCCGCTTTCACGCGGCGAATGGTGGGCGCATCGCCAAACGACACGTGGCTTCTCGTGACGTCTGCGTATCACATGCCGCGCGCGATGGGTGCGTTTCGGCAGGCGGGCTTCGAGGTGACTGCATTTCCGGTCGATTTTCGAACGCGCGGCTCGGAAGATCTGCTGCGGCCGTTCTCTACGTTTTCGGCTGGCCTCGCGCGGGCGGATCTTGCCGCGAAGGAATGGCTTGGACTCGTAGCCTATTGGGTCACTGGCCGCAGTTCATCGCTGTTTCCTGGACCTGACGATGCCGCTAGCGCGAAGTCGGCGCGCTAGGTATCGATCCGGCATCTGAGCCGTTGCGCGTCATTTTCTTAAACCGCTTCTTCCATCCCGATCACTCGGCGACGGCTCAAATGCTTTCTGATCTTGCGTTTGGCATTGCTGAACGCGGTGCGGACGTGAGCGTTGTTACCAGCCGCCTTCGCTACTCTGGCGGCGACGATCTTTTGCCGAAGCGCGAGCGAATATCAGGTGTCGAAACGATCCGAATGGCGACGTCAAATTTCGGACGGCATGGACTTCTGTTGCGCGCAATCGATTATTTGACGTTCTATATTTCGGCAATTTTTGCGTTGCTCCGGATACTGCGCGCAGGCGACGTTCTTGTTGCGATGACGGATCCGCCGATGCTGGCGGTCATCGCTGTTCCGATCGCGCGACTGCGCGGTGCGCGCGTCATCGTCTGGTCGCAAGATCTGTTTCCTGAAGTGGCTGAAGCGCTCTCAGTCTTCGGTTCGCAGGGTCGGACGGTGTTTTCCGCGCTTCGCTTTATCCGCAACGCTTCGCATCGGCGTGCAGATATGAACGTCGTCATCGGTGAACTTATGGCAAACCGCCTTGCCGCGACCGGCGCTCCTGCGTCACGCATTTCCGTCATTCCGAATTGGGCGGATTGCAAAGAGTTGAGACCGGTCGACGGCGATCGCAATCCATTGCGCGACGCGTGGGGGCTCAAAGGGTGTTTTGTCGTGGGGTACTCGGGCAATCTGGGGCGCGCGCATGATGTGGAGACTCTTCTCTCTGCGGCGGCGCTGATCGAAGCACGAAACTCGATAGCAACGTGGCCTGCGATCCGGTGGCTGTTCATCGGAGGCGGGCACCTTTTCTCCGAAGCAGCTCGCGAAGCCGACGCGCGCGGATTGCGTTCTGTTTCCTTTCAGCCGTACCAACCGCGTCAACGCTTGCCGCAGAGTCTTGGCGCAGCCGACGTGCATCTGGTGATCCTCAGGCCCGAGCTCGAAGGCTTGATCGTTCCCAGTAAATTCTACGGAATCGCTGCAGCGGGGCGAGCATCAATCTTTATTGGTGCGCCGGATGGTGAAATCGCGCGCGTGATCCGCCAGCATAAGTGCGGGCTTCATGTCCAGATGGGTGACGCTGAAGCGCTTGCGAATGCGGTACTTCAATTGATGAATGCGCGCGAGGAGACGAAACGAATGGGGGAGCGGGCGCGTCTGGCTTGCGAAGCGTATTACGACAAAGCTCACGCCATTCGATCGTGGGCTTCAATTCTCGGCCTTAATGTGAGCGGAGAACCTTCAGATCAAGCGGAGCAGATTGATCTGAACATACCCGCTGCTTAACCCGCCGATATCCGACCTCAGCGTCAAACTGCCGAAAGCTGATCTTCGGATACCTGGACCCTCACGGCACCGTTCAGCAAATTCATCAGAACGACAAGGCGGTCGTGTTCCCCCAGCGCTACGATAGTTGCGGCTAGCCCTTCGAAAGGACCGCGCGCCAGGCGCACCACGTCACCCAATTCCCGCGGCGCGGCCGCGCGCGCGATGACGCCACTTACTTCACGGTCTTGCAACGTGGCGATGAACGAATTCGCGAGAGTACTCGGCGTGTTTCCGTTCGTGATGATTGATCTCACGCCGATCGTGCTTCGGATTGCGCGCCACTGCATCGCGGGCGTGTGGCGGGCTACAAAGATATAGCCGGGAAACAGCGGGCGGCGCACTTCTCGCGTTTGCCGCGCGTGGCGCGCAAGCTTGCTGATGACGGGCGCGTACACATCGTAGAATTGATTACGCAGGTTCTCCGCTGCGAGCGCTTCCCGATTCGAATGCGTTTGAATAACGAGCCAATCGGGACAATGCGCGCGAACCACAGGCTGACGATCGAGAACGGGTGCGGATACGTCCATGCGAAGGCGGCTCCAGATTTTGCGCGCTGATTTTATGGCTAATAGAACGTAGTCCTAAATGGGGTACTATATACTTGACGGAACAGATTCTGATGTGTGATGATTCATCCCGACAGGGCGGCAAGGAAAAGAACGTCCCTCAGATAGAGGTGACGCCAGAAATGATTGAGGCTGGGAAACAGGCTCTAATCGCGAACCTTGGCGGAGATTCGGAGCGAGCCACGGATTGGTATTCTGAGGCGGCGGCTGACGTATTTAAAGTAATGCTGTCTGTTTCGCGTCCTCAATCAGAGCAAGGTTGAGAAGCATTAGCCGATCCATAAATTCCGAGACATCCTCTCGCAGTGTCTTGATCTCCGACGATGAAATGTTGCGAGTGTCATATGGAATTCCGTAGCGACCCGGCTTCCCTTTCGTTTTGAGCATTATGTAGACGGCTTGCTCTCTGACGCCGAAAGGATTGTGAGCAACTTCGTTCCGTCGCTCGGCAAGCTTTTGGTAGTCCTTTAAAAGAGTCTTTATTGTCTCCATGTGGGGGCCCGTCCGTGGCGATAAATGAGCAAGCCGAAGCAAAGCCTCGCGTTGCGTCGGCGTAGACTTGAACAGATCAAATATAGCCGCCGCTACATGCATTTCGAGCTTGCTTAATATACAGAATAATGTGGTCAGGTTGCTCTCTAAATGCGACCAAGCATTTGTCACCAAGCCAAGCTCTTTGGCGAGGTCCGGATCAAGTTCAAAAGGTCCCGTCATGCGAAAACCTGCGAAAGATGAGCGTTTGAAAGAGGAACCAGGCGCGGAGGAACGCTTCATGCGCGGGATTGAGAAGGCTTTGAGTACGCCGCCGAAGCCGTTCACGCCGAAGCAAAGTGGAAAGAAGAAAGCGACAAAGACGAGGGACAAATGAGATCCTTTAGGCTGCGCCTCGTCATGCGATTGGCACGGCTGCTTGCCGTGCCAATCGATGTCCATCAGACCTTTTTTACGAAGGGCATCAGTTCAAAGATGTCCTTGTCGGAGGATGCGCCAATAAGGCGCGCCGACTTGTAATCAGGCATTCCGACGAGTGCCAGATCCTTCGATGGATCAATTTTCGCCTTCACCCGACCGGCCAGTGTATCGATGTCCAGATCGCATCTGAACACTATGAACGCAGTGGGTTCGGCCCACCACTTAGTCGTTAGACTTTGAATGAGATCAACCAACCGATTGTAGCGATGCTCGTAATCAGCATCATGGTGGATACGAAAGGTTAGCCAATAGACGTCTGCCATGAGGGCTCACTCCTGTGAGTAAGGTTGAGCCCGGCGCTTGACGCGAGTCACCGAATGGTGAGTATGGAAGTGCAATCGTGTTTCCGCACCGGGCTAAGGTAGTCGGAAACGCAAAACAGGGTGCAGCGTCTCACCGCTGCACCCTTTTCCATCCTGAGATTCGCGATTCGTTACAAGCGGCTGCGTTTCCTCCTCCACACCAAAAAACGCTTCGCGAGCTGCTTATTGGTTCGAGGCTTCGTCAGACGGCCGATAGGTCAGACGCTTGCCAGCCGTCGCCTTGATGATTTCGTTGGCACGGGTTTCATCGTCCACGTCACGATGGTTCCAACGGAATGCAAATTCGTCAGCGTAGCGCTGTAAGTGGGCTTCGGACACCGAGTGGAATGATCCCATGATCCCGCGCTTCAGCAGAGAGAAGAAGCTCTCTGCCGTCTGGATGTGCGAGATGCCGCCCTTGCTGACGTACTCGCCAAGGGAGTGCTTGACGGTTTCGTGCTGGGCGTAGGATTTGCCAGCCTGACGCGACCAAGTGCTGTCATCCGTCATCAGGATTGACTTGCGGTCGGCCTGAGTGAACAGAACTTCGCGGAATGTCTTCTGAGTGACGTTGGCAACGTGGCGGACGCGCATTTCGCCATCACGTTCAATGAGCGCAATGACAGGGTACTTCTTGGGCTCAGGCTTACCCTTGTGAACGTTCTTCTTTTTGCCACCGACAAACGTTTCATCGACCTCAACGATCTTGCCTTCGCCTCCAATGGGTCCTGACGAGACAGGAAGACCCATGGCCTCGCGAATCCGGTGGTTCAGGAACCAAGCGGTTTTGTAGGTGATGCCCATCATGCGGTGCATCTGATGCGCGCTGATGCCCTTCTTGCTGGACGCCATAAGGCGGAAGCCCATGAGCCACTTGGTCAAGGGGATATGAGAGCGCTCCATGACGGTTCCGACCGTGACGGAAAACTTCTTACGGCAGGGACGGCAGAGAACGAGTCCTTTCTTAGCGGCTTCGCCACAGAGGCGGACGACGTTCTTCTGTTCCTTGCAGAAGGGGCAAACCGGACCATGAGGCCAGCGCTGAAGCTCTAAGAACTCGCGGGCTTTGCTTTCATCATGAAAGACAGGATCAGTGATGTTGATGGTCATGGCATTGCTCCTTGACCATCTATGTAGTCCATCGACCGCGTTCTGTCAAGTATATAGTCCCCCCTAAATGACTATTTAGAGCACGCGCTTCCAGTCGGTTATCCACAAGACAACGCCCCGCAGAATTCACTGCGGGGCGTCATCGTTTGTCGGTCGTCTCAATGCTTACGGTGTCGACGTGCTGGATGGTGCCGGAGCAGTTGGAGTTACCTCCGCATGCGGCACTGGAGGTGCCGTTACGTTTGGCGCTTCATTGATCGTACGATTCAACGAAGGACCCCAAGCGGCCGTCGGCCAAAGCGCATATGCGAAAGCCAACAGCATAAATAGAATGACCCAGTTCAAACTCCGATCCGCCGAACGGGCCGCGTCATCAAGCGAGAACCGACTTCCGGTTTTCATTTCATTCCAGAATGCCATGACGCTTCACCTCGCTTTCTGAAGTTAGGGCGTGGTTGGTGCGGTTGGCTGCGTTTCCGGTGCCGTGTTTGCATTCGGCGGTGCCGGATTTACAGGCGCTGGCGACGTCTCGGTGGTATTAGCCTGCGGAACTGTTGTTGTGTTCATCGGCGGAGTGGTCATTGCGCCGTAGGCGAACCAAGCAAGGAGCGCCAAGACAACAACGAGGGCAGCGATGCCCCACGACGCGTTATTCGCCGCGGGCGCGACCATATCGGTGTCTGTGCGACGCCCCGTTTGAGGGTCGGTATGGATTGCCATGATTGTTCCTCCTAACTTACGACTTGAACTGCAAACGGGTGACGGCCGGGTTCGTTCCTACAAACCTTTGCAGCTCGGAGGCATGAACGCTAAATAGCTCAATGAAATCAGGTTGCTGTTAAATTGGCGGGTTGAAATCCGTTGCGCGTGCGCCGCCGTTTTTGAGGCGCTTGGGAGTGCAAATGGCTGTATTGCCGGAGAACGTATCCCTGTATCGAACAACCGCGGTGTTCACCGCACAGACGGTTCCCGCTGGTTTGCTCGCGAACCACACGACAAAGGCTGGTGTATGGGCGCAGCTGAAAGTGGTGAAAGGCACTGTTCAGTATTTTGTTGAAGGCGCCGAGCAAGTCGAATTGCGACCCGGCTCGCCCGGGATCATCGAACCCCAACAGGTTCATCACATCCGCCCTTCGGAGGATGCCGAATTCTTTATCGAGTTCTTCCGATAGGGCCTAAGCAGGATTTTTATCGGGCTGCGGATTATGTAACCTTTCGGACGATCCGAACGTATCCACACTCCCTACCACCGACTGCGAGGTACTCTCATGACGACCTATACGCGTGATCCGGACGCCATTGCGCGGCTTACACCGGAACAATATCGCGTGACGCAGCAGAGCGGGACGGAGCGTCCGGGAACCGGCGAATACCTCGATAACAAGCGATCTGGGATCTACGTCGACATCGTATCCGGCGAGCCGTTGTTCGCGTCGTCCGACAAGTTTGAATCGGGCTGCGGCTGGCCGAGCTTTACGAAGCCGATCGAGGCGGCCAACGTCAGCGAATTGAGCGACATTTCGCATGGCATGGTTCGAACGGAAGTACGTTCGACGCATGGTGGCAGCCACCTCGGGCATGTGTTTCCGGATGGGCCGCGCGATCGGGGCGGGCTGCGTTACTGCATCAATTCCGCGTCACTGCGTTTCGTCCCGCGCGAAGCCATGGAAGCGGAAGGGTATGGCGCATACCTCGATCAGGTCGAGGATGTCGCGTAGTCACCAACTATGATTGCTTGAAACCTGCGATCAGACGCTCAGCGCCGGTGTGCGCTGTGTGAAGAAGATTGGCGGAGGGGGTGGGATTCGAACCCACGAGACCCTTTCGAGCCCACACGCGTTCCAGGCGAGCGCCTTCAACCACTCGGCCACCCCTCCGCGAAGCAGCGCACTATACGCATCGCCGCCCGAAGCGCAACGCCTCCCGTGCAGTCGGACGGCTCTTGACCCCAGCGACGCGCAGCCACAGAAATGGACCAGCTCACAGGATATGCTGCTTAATGACCAGCGCCCGGCTCTTCAAATTCTTCGCTCTTTTGTCGCTCAGCGCCGCGGCCATTGCTGGCTGGCTTTGGCACACGACGGGCGAAGCCCCGGAGCCCTGGCTCATACGGATCGCCACTGTCGCCTGTTTTGCCGCACTACTTCTTGCAGTCATCAACCCTGAAACGCGGCCACGGCTGATGCTCCGTTTCCTCGCCGCACTCTTCGCGCTGTTCGCGTTGATTGCATTTGCCGCGGATATTTCCCGTCCCGCGGGTAGCGACGGATCGGTGCTGGGCGTCTCTCTGCTTCGGTATCTGGATATGTACGCGCCGTCATTTGTGGAGGGGCTGGAACGCATTGTCAGCCGGTCCATTGCGTCGGGTGCCTGGGATCCATTTCTGACGACGTTGATGTCTCTTCCGGCCTCGCTGATCTTTCTGCTGCTGGCCATCGGAGCCGGGTATCTTGGCCGCCCGCGGCGGCGCGTTCGCATCTTCGTCAACGATTACTGACGGCGGGTCCCGGTTCGAATTCCGCGCTTTCGCTGAAACGTCAGCGCTCGGCGCCGCGTATAGAGATCATCCGTTTTCCAGCACAGGATCGAACCGCCATGTTCGCAAAATCCCGCATCGCGATGCCTTCGGCTGACGCCGCCCCCAAGGGCCGTGCGACGCCGATCTTGCCCGCGTCCGCTGAGCACTACCTGTTCTCGCGCCCGCTACACGGCCCTTACCCCGAGGGTCTCGAAACGGCGGTGTTTGGGCTGGGGTGCTTCTGGGGCGCGGAGCGGCTTTTCTGGCAACTCGGCGACGGCATCTGGATCACCGCGCCGGGGTATGCCGGAGGCTTCACGCCGAACCCGACCTATGACGAGGTGTGCACCGGCAGAACCGGGCATACCGAGGTTGTCGTTGTCGTGTTCGACCCGAAGGTCCTGCCGTATGAGCGGTTGTTGCAGACCTTTTGGGAGGCGCACGACCCGACGCAAGGTTTCCGTCAAGGTAACGACGTCGGGACGCAGTATCGCTCCGCGATCTACACGACCACGCCTGAGCAATTCGCGACTGCGATGGCATCGAAGCGCGTTTACGAGGCCGCGATTGCCGCCAAAGGTTACGGCGGTATCACGACCGAGATCGAAGAGGCGGGCGACGTCTTTCTCGCTGAGGAGTATCACCAGCAGTATTTGGCGAAGGTTCCGAATGGATACTGCGGGCTGCGCGGAACGGGCATCGCCTGCCCGATGCCCGCGGCGGGGTCTAACGACTAAATCCGCCGGGCCGTTCATACCCTACGCGCCGCGATTGGACATTCAGTCGATCGCGGCGTGCTATTTCTTCTTGTTCTTGTCCGCAGAGACCGTGTGGTCGATATGCGGCCGCAGCGCAGGACTTTTCGCTGCTTCATGGGCATTGGCCGGAACTAGCCCAGTGGCCTTTGCGAAGGCCAGCCGCGCCGCCGCTGCTTGAGCGAGCGCCTTCTTAACGGCAACGTGAGTCAACAAGGCGGCCTTCGGAACTGTCACGGGATCCGGTTTAGAGGCGAGCAGCGCGCGACATTCGCTCGGAAGCTCCGACAACATCAAAGGCGGCTTCGGCGGCTTCAGTTTGATGCCGGGTTTCTCAGCGACCGGCGGCGGTACGGCTGGCGTTTTCGCAGGGATCACTCTGGACAGCCACCAGTCGACTTCCTTGCCGCAGCCATCCTCGTTCGTCGTCGGGAATTGCGGTTTGCAGCCCGCGAAATCGGGCGGGCATTTCGTGCGGATGTGGAAATGATAGTAGTGCCCATAGTACGGACGCACCTTGCTGAGCCACAACCGATCCGTTCCCGCGCCTTCGCATAGGGCCTTTTTGATCGCCGGGTGGACGAATATCCGCTCGACCTCGGGATAGGACGCCGCGCGCTTGATGAGCGCCGCCTGTCCGCCGGTGAAAACTTTGGGATCGACGGCAACGCCCGTCTTGTCGAGCATCGATGTTGCCTCGAGCTCTTCGCGCTCCTTGTAGGAAAGGCGCCGGTTGGGCATCGGCGTGAGCCAGATGTCGGCGTCGAGACCGACTTGATGGCTGGCGTGTCCGGTCAGCATCGGGCCGCCGCGCGGTTGCGAAATGTCTCCCACGAGAAGGCCGGGCCAGCCATCTTCCTTCTGGGATTCGATCGCCAACTTCTTGACGAGTGCGATTAAGGACGGATGACCCCAATTTCGATTGCGCGACAGCCGCATCTCTTGCCAAGCGGGTCCGTCGATCGGCAGCGGCACAGCCCCGGACAGGCATCCGCGTGAGTAGTAACCGATTGCGCGCGCGGCCATCGGCGCTGGCTTCTTCGCTTTGCCGAAAAGATTCTTCGCACCGACGAATTCCGGCCACTCGGGCAGCGTTTCGTCTTTGCCGACGCTCGCTGTCTCTGACGGGATAGGCTCGACTTCAATCGAAATGGCGCGCTGTGTCGATCCGGACGACCCAGGTTTGGCGTCGGATTCGGAAGCAGCTTTGCCGTCTGGTTCCTCGCTGCCGTCACCCTCGCTTCCGAAGGACAGACTGTGATTCTGCGGAACGAACCCCGGAAGACTTGAATCCGACGCCGATGCGTCCGTTGCGGTCTCAGCGGCCGGTTTTGTATCTGCTGGCGAAGCGGGCTTCGGTTCAGGCGTCGACGCGGATTTTTGCTGATCCGCAAATGCAGGTGCGACGGGCCACACGCCGCCGCCCTCGACCAGGCCGAACCCGATCAAGCATAGAACGAATGGCGACGCGAACAGCCTTGCGGCCTTCATGCCCTATCCCGCCTTTGCTTCATGTCTGAGCCGTTATACTCCACTCTCGGGCGAAATTCCGACTCCGAACAAAATCGTGACCTGCGGGCCGCTTTCCCGGCGGCGCGATGTGATACCGGAGTACCATAATTATCCCCATCTGACGGCCATTAGGAGTTGCGGTTGACGTTCAAAATCGAGGCGGGGCCTGCGTCCGCGCCCTACCATCTTATTCTGGCCCACGGGGCGGGAGCTGGCGTTTCCTCGCCCTTTTTTGCGGCGATGTCCGAACTTCTCGGTGCGCGGGGCTTAAGGGTTACGTGCTTTGAATTCGCTTACATGGAGCAACGTCGCGACGGGGGGAAACGGCGACCGCCTCCGCGCATGGAAAAATTGTTCCCGGAATACCTCGATGTGGTGCGCGAAATTGCGCAGCAAGCGAACGGTGCGCAAACCATCGTTATCGGCGGCAAATCGATGGGCGGGCGCGTTGCGAGCATGATCGCGGACGATCTTTACGATCAGCGCCAAATCGCGGGTCTCGTATGTCTCGGATACCCGTTTCATCCGCCAGGGAAGCCTGAAGCGCTTCGCACCGATCACCTCGTCTCGCTCAAAACGCCAGCGCTCATCGTGCAGGGCGAACGCGATCCTTTCGGCAATCAGAGTGAAATTGAGGCTATGACCCTCTCTTCATCGATCGCATTTCGCTGGATCGGCGATGGCGACCATGATTTTGGTCCGCGCGGCGCATCCGGCTTCACGCGTAAAGGTAACCTTGCTGAGGCGGCCGACGCCGTTGCGGCATTTGTTTTGGGGCTCGACAGCGTCCGTTGACGCCCCTCCCCGCTGCTCCTACGGTGCGCCCACGGTTGCCAGCCCTTCTGAGGGCTAAGCGCCTTTCGTCCGGCAGTTCCCTTCTCCCATAACCAGACCGTAAAGCAGCAATAGCCCGCAATGACCACGCCTGTTTTTTCAGCAGATCACACCGCCGCCAGCGCCAATTCCAAGGCTTGGCCATTCGAAGAAGCGCGCAGGCTGATCAAGCGGCTCGAACGTCTACCGGGCGGCAATGACAAGACGGTGCTGTTCGAAACCGGCTATGGCCCGTCGGGGTTGCCGCATATCGGCACGTTCGGAGAGGTGGCGCGCACGACGATGGTACGGCGCGCGTTCGAACTGCTGACGGGCGGCGAGCGCAAGACGCATCTCATTTGTTTTTCCGATGACATGGACGGACTGCGCAAGGTTCCAACGAACGTTCCCAACCAGGAGATGCTGCAGCAGTATCTGGACAAGCCGCTGACGCAGGTGCCGGATCCGTTCGGTAAGTTCGAAAGTTTTGCGCATCACAACAACGCGATGCTGCGCGATTTTCTCGATCGCTTCGGCTTCGAGTACGAGTTCTATTCGGCAAGCCAGTGCTACAAGTCGGGGCTGTTCGACGAGACGCTACTCAAGATGCTCGCGGCTTACGACAAGGTGATGGACATCATCCTGCCGACGCTTGGGCCGGAGCGGCAGGCGACCTATTCACCGTTCCTTCCCGTTTCCGAACGGACTGGAAAGGTGCTGCAAGTGCCGATGATCGCGCGCGACGTCGCGGCTGGAACGATTACTTACGCGGATCCCGAAACAGGCGAGAAGATCGAAACACTCGTCACGGGCGGACGCGTCAAGTGTCAGTGGAAGGCGGACTGGGCGATGCGCTGGACGGCGCTCGGCGTCGATTACGAAATGGCCGGCAAGGATTTGATCGACAGCGTCACGCTTTCGTCGAAGGTCTGCAAGGCGCTTGGCGGTACGCCGCCCGAAGGCTTCAACTACGAACTCTTTCTCGATCAGAACGGCGAGAAGATTTCCAAGTCGCGCGGTAACGGCCTGACGATTGAAGAGTGGCTGACCTACGCTTCGCCGGAAAGCCTATCGCTGTTCATGTTCCAGAAGCCCAAGAGCGCCAAGAAGCTTTATTTCGATGTGATCCCGCGCGCGGTGGACGAGTATCTGCAGTTTCTCTCCGCCTATCCGGGACAGGAAGCAAAGCAGCAACTCGACAATCCCGTTTGGCATATTCACACGGGTCAGCCGCCCGCACCTGAGTTGCCGATCACAT is drawn from Hyphomicrobium methylovorum and contains these coding sequences:
- a CDS encoding alpha/beta fold hydrolase, producing MTFKIEAGPASAPYHLILAHGAGAGVSSPFFAAMSELLGARGLRVTCFEFAYMEQRRDGGKRRPPPRMEKLFPEYLDVVREIAQQANGAQTIVIGGKSMGGRVASMIADDLYDQRQIAGLVCLGYPFHPPGKPEALRTDHLVSLKTPALIVQGERDPFGNQSEIEAMTLSSSIAFRWIGDGDHDFGPRGASGFTRKGNLAEAADAVAAFVLGLDSVR
- a CDS encoding lysine--tRNA ligase codes for the protein MTTPVFSADHTAASANSKAWPFEEARRLIKRLERLPGGNDKTVLFETGYGPSGLPHIGTFGEVARTTMVRRAFELLTGGERKTHLICFSDDMDGLRKVPTNVPNQEMLQQYLDKPLTQVPDPFGKFESFAHHNNAMLRDFLDRFGFEYEFYSASQCYKSGLFDETLLKMLAAYDKVMDIILPTLGPERQATYSPFLPVSERTGKVLQVPMIARDVAAGTITYADPETGEKIETLVTGGRVKCQWKADWAMRWTALGVDYEMAGKDLIDSVTLSSKVCKALGGTPPEGFNYELFLDQNGEKISKSRGNGLTIEEWLTYASPESLSLFMFQKPKSAKKLYFDVIPRAVDEYLQFLSAYPGQEAKQQLDNPVWHIHTGQPPAPELPITFGLLLNLVSVSNAENKDVLWGFLRRYSPGATPENNPILDRLSDRAVRYFDQFVRPTKKFRAPDEVEVGALKALDETLASLPTDADSNFIQNALLDVGRAIPRYQDTTKVGPNGGPGVKLDWFQAIYEVLLGQERGPRLGTFIALYGIPETRALIAKALNGELGS